Proteins encoded in a region of the Apilactobacillus apisilvae genome:
- the phoU gene encoding phosphate signaling complex protein PhoU — protein sequence MNESFLNELKKLQRTYMKMGITVSDQIYQSIKSFTDNDQVLANKIVKKDSKINDEEVDLEKESLNLIALKQPVANNFRAIISLLKASSDLERIGDHASTIARETLRLNTKNRMPDVNEAINQMSLKIRGMLEYSLDAYVHEDEQAARLIAEEDLLIDKKFVLAKNIIIDNIEKDQNKIELVTSYLMVVRLLERIGDHIVNLSEWIVYNATGKIVELNPGKIEPELIAKELKQELK from the coding sequence ATGAATGAATCATTCTTAAATGAACTAAAAAAATTACAACGTACCTATATGAAGATGGGGATTACAGTTAGCGATCAAATTTATCAGTCAATTAAATCATTTACTGATAATGATCAAGTTTTGGCTAACAAAATTGTTAAAAAAGATAGTAAAATTAATGATGAAGAAGTTGATTTAGAAAAAGAATCACTTAATTTAATAGCATTAAAGCAACCAGTCGCTAATAATTTTAGAGCAATTATATCATTATTGAAGGCCAGTTCGGATTTAGAAAGAATTGGTGATCATGCCTCAACTATTGCTCGTGAAACATTACGTTTGAACACCAAGAATAGAATGCCGGATGTTAATGAAGCAATTAATCAAATGTCATTAAAAATTCGAGGAATGTTAGAATATTCTTTAGATGCTTATGTTCATGAAGATGAACAGGCAGCTCGTTTGATAGCTGAAGAAGATTTATTAATTGATAAAAAGTTTGTTTTAGCTAAAAATATTATTATTGATAATATTGAAAAAGATCAAAATAAAATTGAACTAGTTACTAGTTATTTAATGGTTGTTAGATTACTTGAAAGAATTGGCGATCATATAGTTAATTTATCTGAATGGATTGTTTATAATGCAACAGGCAAGATAGTTGAGTTAAATCCTGGTAAAATAGAGCCAGAGCTAATTGCTAAGGAATTAAAACAAGAACTAAAATAA
- a CDS encoding GtrA family protein, whose translation MKFLIQLFKNNKEVIAYLFWGVLTTVVDLIVAFLLNQYTNVNIFWNTAIAWFASVLFAFFTNRKWVFHSKANTWQEVLTEMKSFTLGRVTSWILEEAIIWVGQTLMHGSFNVVKILAQILVIIFNYFWSKFIVFINHDK comes from the coding sequence TTGAAATTTTTAATCCAATTATTTAAAAACAATAAAGAAGTTATCGCATACTTATTTTGGGGAGTACTTACAACCGTTGTTGATTTAATTGTTGCATTTCTATTAAATCAGTATACTAACGTAAATATTTTTTGGAATACAGCAATTGCTTGGTTTGCTAGTGTATTATTCGCTTTCTTTACTAATCGTAAATGGGTGTTTCATTCTAAAGCAAATACTTGGCAAGAAGTGCTTACTGAAATGAAATCATTCACTTTAGGTCGAGTAACTTCATGGATATTAGAAGAAGCTATTATTTGGGTTGGTCAAACATTAATGCATGGTAGTTTTAATGTAGTAAAAATTCTTGCTCAAATTTTAGTAATTATTTTTAACTACTTCTGGTCTAAGTTTATTGTTTTTATAAATCATGATAAATAA
- a CDS encoding flavodoxin: MKAHVVFATITGNNEDLADIVTEGLEDLGADVTETEISQTDTEELLDADICVVCAYTYDEGHLPEEGLDFFDDLKDTDLSGKIFGVAGSGDDFYEDSYNTSVDKFIEQFKKANAIQGAKGIKINLEPDEDDIKILDEFSKNLVDEYNKNNR; the protein is encoded by the coding sequence TTGAAAGCACATGTTGTATTTGCAACCATCACTGGAAATAATGAGGACCTTGCTGATATTGTAACAGAAGGTTTAGAAGATTTAGGTGCAGACGTTACTGAAACTGAAATTTCACAAACCGATACTGAAGAATTATTAGATGCTGATATTTGTGTTGTTTGTGCCTACACTTATGATGAAGGTCATTTACCAGAAGAAGGTTTAGACTTTTTTGATGATTTAAAAGATACTGACTTATCAGGTAAAATCTTTGGTGTTGCTGGATCTGGTGATGATTTCTATGAAGATTCATATAATACTTCAGTAGATAAATTTATCGAACAATTTAAAAAAGCAAATGCAATTCAAGGGGCAAAAGGAATAAAAATAAACCTTGAACCCGATGAAGATGACATTAAAATTTTAGATGAATTTTCCAAAAATCTAGTTGATGAATATAATAAAAATAATCGTTGA
- a CDS encoding AI-2E family transporter yields the protein MFKMIKNSSLILWTIEILLVVGIIFICTKLDFIFSPIGTFFSAIFMPILIAGVLFYMLNPVVNLLMKIKISKTKNLSRLMSIIIVFILFFLILFYATSFLIPRIVNQVTNLFNNLPDLANETTNYVKNYSHKGILKNVYLSDYVNKFQSYISSYAQQFLSGLTSSIGSIISMAASTVVILVTVPVMLFYMLKDGHKLLPNIAKVLPSNRRKSTIRLLQKMSATISNYIGGQMIECLFVGIFTSIGYVLVGQKYALLLGCFAGICNIIPYVGPYIGIMPSLFISFSEDFTKVIAVIIVVLIVQQVDGNLVYPNVIGKSLNIHPLTIIIILLAAGNISGLLGMILAIPLYAVVKVIVQYVYTIWLLQQQKE from the coding sequence ATGTTTAAAATGATAAAAAATTCTTCACTAATATTATGGACAATAGAAATATTATTAGTAGTAGGAATTATTTTTATATGTACTAAACTTGATTTTATTTTTTCGCCAATAGGAACTTTCTTTTCGGCCATATTTATGCCTATTTTAATTGCTGGGGTACTATTTTATATGTTAAATCCAGTTGTTAATTTATTAATGAAAATTAAAATAAGTAAGACCAAAAATCTTTCTAGATTGATGTCGATTATTATAGTATTTATTTTATTTTTCTTGATATTATTCTATGCAACGTCTTTTTTAATACCTAGAATTGTTAATCAGGTAACCAATTTATTTAATAACTTACCCGATTTGGCTAATGAAACAACTAATTATGTAAAAAATTATTCACACAAAGGTATTTTAAAAAACGTTTATCTTAGTGATTATGTAAATAAATTTCAAAGTTATATTTCTAGTTATGCTCAACAGTTTTTGAGTGGATTAACATCTAGTATTGGTTCTATTATTTCAATGGCTGCTTCTACGGTAGTCATTTTAGTTACGGTTCCTGTAATGCTATTTTATATGTTAAAGGATGGACATAAGCTTCTACCTAATATTGCTAAAGTTTTACCATCTAATCGTCGTAAAAGTACAATTCGTTTACTCCAAAAAATGAGTGCTACTATTTCCAATTACATAGGTGGTCAAATGATTGAATGCTTATTTGTTGGTATCTTTACTTCGATTGGATATGTGTTAGTCGGTCAAAAATATGCATTATTATTGGGGTGCTTTGCTGGAATTTGTAATATCATCCCTTACGTTGGACCGTACATTGGAATTATGCCATCATTATTTATTTCTTTTTCTGAAGATTTTACAAAAGTCATTGCTGTTATCATTGTTGTTTTAATTGTTCAGCAAGTTGATGGAAATTTGGTTTATCCAAATGTTATCGGAAAATCTTTGAATATTCACCCATTAACCATTATAATTATTTTATTAGCTGCTGGAAATATTTCAGGATTGCTCGGTATGATTTTGGCAATTCCACTTTATGCCGTTGTTAAAGTGATTGTTCAATATGTTTATACAATATGGTTATTACAACAACAAAAAGAATAG
- the recX gene encoding recombination regulator RecX, translating to MKTKITKISAQKRKGRFNVYINDQYAFPISENVMIKYHVFKGMEIDNELKNNLINDDNISKLYGKAIDFLSHQLRTERETINKLNDFTDNEDHVDKVINKLKEQKLINDQNYANSYVRTEVKKQDKGPSNVFFKLKAKFIDENKIKEAIDNYYSSDDEAINCSEQAKKLFNKHKRDAFKNRINKTKINLMKKGYSSEIINKSIDLLDFEPDVEQQKELLIQQGEKIWNRNRKYEGYQRSLKTKQSLYRKGFNIDDINNFIDSKNNSL from the coding sequence ATGAAGACTAAGATAACTAAAATTTCTGCACAAAAAAGAAAAGGTCGTTTTAATGTTTATATAAATGATCAATATGCATTTCCAATTAGTGAGAATGTGATGATTAAATACCATGTTTTTAAGGGGATGGAGATTGATAATGAATTAAAGAATAATCTAATTAATGATGATAATATTTCTAAGCTATATGGAAAAGCAATTGATTTTTTATCACATCAATTGAGAACTGAGCGTGAAACTATTAATAAATTAAATGATTTTACTGATAATGAAGATCATGTTGATAAAGTTATTAATAAGTTAAAAGAGCAAAAATTAATTAATGATCAAAATTATGCTAACAGTTACGTTAGAACTGAAGTTAAAAAACAAGACAAGGGACCATCGAATGTTTTCTTTAAACTAAAAGCTAAGTTCATTGATGAAAATAAAATTAAAGAGGCAATAGATAACTACTATAGTAGTGATGATGAGGCGATAAATTGTAGCGAACAAGCTAAAAAACTATTTAATAAGCATAAACGTGATGCTTTTAAAAATCGAATTAATAAGACTAAAATTAATTTGATGAAAAAAGGTTACAGTTCAGAAATTATAAACAAATCAATTGATTTGTTAGATTTTGAGCCTGATGTTGAACAACAAAAAGAATTACTCATCCAACAAGGCGAAAAAATATGGAATCGTAATCGAAAATATGAAGGATATCAAAGAAGTTTAAAAACTAAACAATCACTTTACAGAAAAGGATTCAATATTGATGATATTAATAATTTTATTGATTCTAAAAATAATAGTTTATAA
- a CDS encoding gluconate:H+ symporter → MPFVVLVLGILLLLFLIIKCKLNTFISLIVTSVLVALGLGMNPANIATSIKNGIGGSLGELVIVFGFGAMIGRLVSDAGGSYRIARTLISWFGKRKLQFAIVVASFIIGMSLFFEVGLVLLTPIVFAVALEAEVPFVYLGIPMAAALSATQGFLPPQPAPTAVASALGANIGQMLLLGIIVAIPGVIVAGPIFTKLAKKFAPETFVVKKSLPAFGEIKEYDLKDTPSFGMAAFTSLLPVILMAISTVYDMLFNGGKAQPNPHGLDAFVSMIGNPVIAMIVTLLFAIWSMGFRRGKKMEDITNTVTEAIKSIAMLLMVIGGGSAFKQILIDGGVGKAVQQMMAHANLSPILLGWLIAVILRVSLGSATVAGMTAAGLVTPLMHSLNVNPVLMALAIGAGSLAASHVNDAGFWMFKEYFDLSVKQTLKIWTTLETLISVIGLLMVLLLSLFIH, encoded by the coding sequence ATGCCATTTGTTGTTTTAGTATTAGGAATATTGTTATTATTATTTTTAATTATTAAATGTAAATTGAATACATTTATTTCATTAATAGTTACTTCAGTCTTAGTGGCTTTAGGTTTAGGAATGAATCCAGCTAATATTGCTACTTCTATTAAAAATGGAATTGGTGGATCGTTAGGTGAACTAGTTATTGTTTTTGGTTTTGGAGCAATGATTGGTCGACTAGTTTCCGATGCTGGAGGTTCTTATCGAATTGCTAGAACTCTTATTAGTTGGTTTGGTAAAAGAAAATTGCAATTTGCAATTGTAGTAGCTTCTTTTATTATTGGTATGTCATTATTCTTTGAGGTAGGTTTAGTTTTATTGACACCAATTGTTTTTGCGGTTGCTCTAGAAGCTGAAGTTCCATTTGTTTATTTAGGAATTCCAATGGCTGCCGCTTTATCTGCAACTCAAGGATTTTTACCGCCACAACCAGCACCAACTGCGGTTGCTTCTGCTTTAGGCGCTAACATTGGTCAAATGTTATTATTGGGCATTATTGTTGCAATTCCAGGAGTTATTGTTGCTGGACCAATTTTTACTAAATTAGCTAAAAAATTTGCTCCTGAAACATTTGTCGTAAAAAAATCATTACCAGCTTTTGGTGAAATTAAAGAATATGATTTGAAAGATACACCTAGTTTTGGAATGGCGGCCTTTACTTCTTTACTACCAGTTATTTTAATGGCTATTTCAACAGTTTATGATATGTTGTTTAATGGTGGTAAAGCACAACCTAATCCACATGGATTAGATGCATTTGTTTCAATGATTGGGAACCCAGTAATTGCTATGATTGTGACGTTGCTGTTTGCAATTTGGTCAATGGGATTCCGTCGTGGTAAAAAGATGGAAGACATTACTAATACTGTTACTGAAGCTATTAAATCTATTGCGATGTTATTGATGGTAATTGGTGGAGGATCAGCTTTTAAACAAATTTTAATTGATGGTGGAGTAGGTAAAGCAGTTCAACAAATGATGGCACATGCTAATTTATCTCCAATCCTTTTAGGATGGTTGATTGCTGTGATTTTAAGAGTTTCTCTTGGATCAGCTACAGTTGCTGGAATGACTGCCGCCGGGTTAGTTACACCTTTAATGCATTCACTAAACGTTAATCCAGTATTAATGGCTTTAGCAATTGGGGCAGGTTCATTGGCTGCTTCACATGTTAATGATGCTGGCTTTTGGATGTTTAAAGAATATTTTGATTTAAGTGTAAAACAAACTTTAAAAATTTGGACTACTTTAGAAACATTAATATCCGTTATCGGATTACTAATGGTATTGCTATTAAGTCTATTTATTCATTAA
- the rbsU gene encoding ribose/proton symporter RbsU: MSAIALLIGLGPLLGWGLFPTVSAKFGGKPTNQIFGATLGTLIFAFIYLLISGNNMPTGTKFLLSLLSGAGWSFGQIMSFKSFKLIGSSRVMPITTALQLIVTALWGVFALGNWQGTSNRIIGFIALIVIIIGATMTAWQEHSDAQSSTNLKKAVGLLLIGVIGYWLYSAAPQAAQINGKEAFLPQALGMFLTALIYCLINVKNNNIFKQKESYLQIISGFFFAFAALTYLISAQPNMNGLATGFVLSQTSVVLATLTGIYFLHENKTNKELIITILGLVFIIAAATTTAFL; this comes from the coding sequence TTGAGCGCTATTGCTTTATTAATTGGCCTAGGGCCATTATTAGGATGGGGATTATTCCCAACTGTATCTGCCAAATTTGGGGGTAAACCAACTAATCAAATTTTTGGTGCTACTCTTGGTACCTTGATTTTTGCTTTTATTTATTTATTGATATCTGGAAATAATATGCCAACTGGAACAAAATTCCTCTTATCATTATTATCTGGTGCTGGATGGTCATTTGGTCAAATTATGTCATTTAAATCATTTAAGTTGATTGGATCTTCTCGTGTAATGCCTATTACAACTGCTTTACAATTAATTGTTACTGCACTATGGGGAGTTTTTGCACTAGGTAATTGGCAAGGCACTTCCAACAGAATCATTGGATTTATTGCTTTAATTGTAATTATAATTGGTGCAACTATGACTGCTTGGCAAGAACATTCAGATGCACAAAGTTCAACTAATTTAAAAAAGGCTGTTGGATTATTATTGATTGGTGTAATCGGTTATTGGTTATATTCTGCCGCACCACAAGCTGCTCAAATTAATGGTAAAGAAGCTTTCCTACCACAAGCTTTAGGGATGTTCTTAACCGCTTTAATTTATTGTTTAATAAATGTTAAAAACAACAATATTTTTAAACAAAAAGAATCCTACTTACAAATTATTTCTGGCTTCTTCTTTGCCTTTGCTGCATTAACATACTTAATTTCTGCTCAACCAAATATGAATGGTTTAGCTACTGGATTTGTGCTTTCACAAACATCTGTAGTTCTAGCCACATTAACTGGTATTTACTTCTTGCATGAAAACAAGACTAACAAAGAACTAATTATTACTATTTTAGGTTTAGTTTTCATTATTGCAGCTGCAACTACTACTGCATTTCTTTAA
- a CDS encoding YihY/virulence factor BrkB family protein: MKSKKIINYLKKFILIVFNRYKISNAGDSAIVIAFYSLLSIFPLTIIAGNLLKLFNINQYEIVDYLAPLLPSTILNTLKPIIDSALTGASGDNFSIGLIITIWSASRALAAFQKSVNQAYGIQETSSIMTRIISFVWMLLLIVSLSIFLIFFGFGKVIINYSANFIGLSHLTTDIFIILRFPLTILGIFLLILVLYYFVPNVNTKWRYVWAGSLVVTIGMLLLSKGFSIYLHYFAKSMDAYKTLGTFVILMLWLYMLGTILVIGAVINASIQDSFDTKIKTRKPSIKSFIPKNDK; the protein is encoded by the coding sequence ATGAAAAGTAAAAAAATTATAAACTATTTAAAAAAATTTATCTTAATTGTATTCAATCGATATAAAATTTCTAATGCTGGTGATTCGGCAATTGTTATTGCGTTCTATTCTTTGCTATCGATTTTTCCTTTAACAATTATTGCAGGAAATCTATTAAAATTATTTAATATTAATCAATATGAGATTGTTGATTACTTAGCTCCATTATTACCATCAACGATATTAAATACTTTAAAGCCAATCATTGATTCTGCATTAACAGGTGCGAGTGGTGATAATTTTTCCATTGGTTTAATTATTACTATTTGGTCTGCAAGTCGAGCATTAGCTGCTTTTCAAAAATCAGTTAATCAAGCTTATGGAATTCAAGAAACTAGTTCCATTATGACAAGAATTATTTCGTTTGTTTGGATGTTATTGTTGATTGTTTCACTATCAATTTTCTTGATTTTCTTTGGATTTGGTAAAGTTATTATCAATTATTCAGCTAATTTTATTGGATTATCACATCTTACTACTGATATTTTTATTATACTAAGATTTCCCTTAACCATTTTGGGTATATTTTTATTGATTTTGGTACTTTATTATTTTGTTCCAAATGTAAATACTAAATGGCGGTATGTATGGGCAGGCTCTTTAGTAGTAACTATTGGAATGCTACTTTTATCTAAAGGATTTTCAATTTACTTACATTATTTTGCAAAAAGTATGGATGCTTATAAAACCTTGGGAACATTTGTTATTTTAATGTTATGGTTATATATGTTAGGCACTATTTTAGTAATTGGCGCAGTTATTAATGCGTCCATTCAAGACAGTTTCGATACTAAAATTAAGACTAGAAAACCATCAATAAAGTCCTTTATACCTAAAAATGATAAATAA
- a CDS encoding winged helix-turn-helix transcriptional regulator: MKNILLITNNLKLSSQISNLAANNGIFISNLNNINLEDINFFLKKDNIIAIIYDLSIVDSFKDNIDVIKKIRSSFTKPIIIVSNKYNEDHEQELFDLKIDDYISSVLTAKRILKRTFHKIELYTYLINNESQKIRKETYKNFEISLKYFQVKYREKKLDLTPKEFNIFYYMVRHNNQVLSREQIFSGVWREDRNNSDIFISSRIVDMHVSHLRDKLKSLPGNEVNIKTVRGFGYILN; this comes from the coding sequence ATGAAGAACATTTTATTAATTACGAATAACTTGAAGCTATCATCTCAAATTAGTAATTTAGCAGCTAATAATGGTATATTTATTAGTAATTTAAATAATATTAATTTAGAGGATATAAATTTTTTTCTTAAAAAGGATAATATTATAGCTATTATTTATGATTTATCCATCGTAGATAGCTTTAAAGATAATATTGATGTAATTAAAAAAATTAGAAGTAGTTTTACTAAGCCAATTATTATTGTTTCAAATAAGTATAATGAAGACCATGAGCAAGAACTTTTTGATTTAAAGATTGATGACTATATTTCTTCTGTATTAACTGCTAAACGAATTTTAAAACGTACTTTTCATAAAATTGAGTTGTATACCTACCTAATCAATAATGAATCGCAAAAAATTCGTAAAGAAACTTATAAAAATTTTGAAATAAGCTTAAAATATTTTCAAGTTAAATATCGTGAAAAAAAATTGGATTTAACACCTAAAGAATTTAACATTTTTTATTACATGGTTAGACACAATAATCAGGTTTTGAGCAGAGAACAAATTTTTAGCGGAGTATGGAGAGAAGATAGAAATAATTCTGATATTTTTATTTCATCTAGGATTGTTGATATGCATGTTAGTCATTTAAGAGATAAATTAAAATCATTGCCCGGTAATGAAGTTAATATAAAGACTGTTAGAGGATTTGGATATATTTTAAACTAA
- a CDS encoding glycosyltransferase family 2 protein produces the protein METIGLIVPCYNEEPSIELFYEEVERVFHEMKQNNLNYHHEYWFINDGSSDKTLSIIKNLNKKDEDVHYVSFSRNFGKESAMAAGLDNVGGDYVAVMDVDLQDPPALLPKMIKYIKEDNYDVVGCVQKTRKQNPIRAFLSSSFYKIINKMSDVEIKQNVRDYRLMTRQYVDNVLKLKEYNRFTKGIFSWVGFNTKYIEYDGVERAAGTSHWSLYQLLEYSLEGIVDFSDVPLKIATWVGGTSFFLSILGLIFVIFRAILLGGSVAGWPSMVSIILLINGIQLFCLGIVGNYIGKIYLETKHRPKYIVKEKK, from the coding sequence GTGGAAACTATCGGTTTAATTGTTCCTTGTTATAATGAGGAACCATCTATTGAACTATTTTACGAAGAAGTAGAACGCGTTTTTCATGAAATGAAACAAAATAATTTGAATTACCATCACGAATATTGGTTTATTAATGATGGTTCTTCTGACAAAACCTTAAGTATTATTAAAAATTTAAATAAAAAAGATGAAGATGTTCACTACGTGTCATTTTCTAGAAATTTTGGTAAAGAATCTGCAATGGCTGCTGGTCTAGATAATGTTGGTGGCGACTATGTTGCTGTTATGGATGTGGATTTACAAGATCCACCTGCACTACTACCTAAAATGATTAAGTACATAAAAGAAGATAACTATGATGTTGTTGGTTGTGTTCAAAAAACTAGAAAACAAAATCCCATTAGAGCATTTCTTTCTTCCAGTTTTTATAAGATAATTAACAAAATGTCAGATGTGGAAATTAAACAAAATGTCAGAGATTATCGTTTAATGACTAGACAATATGTTGATAATGTTTTAAAACTTAAAGAATATAATCGATTTACTAAAGGAATTTTTAGTTGGGTTGGATTTAATACAAAATACATTGAATATGATGGTGTTGAACGTGCTGCAGGAACTTCTCATTGGTCATTATATCAACTATTAGAGTATTCTTTAGAAGGAATTGTCGACTTTTCTGATGTACCATTAAAGATAGCTACTTGGGTCGGTGGAACCTCATTTTTCCTATCAATTTTAGGTTTAATTTTTGTTATCTTTAGAGCTATTCTTTTAGGTGGTTCTGTTGCCGGATGGCCTTCAATGGTATCAATAATTTTACTAATTAATGGAATTCAGCTATTCTGTTTAGGGATTGTTGGTAATTATATTGGTAAAATATATTTAGAAACAAAGCATCGTCCAAAATATATTGTAAAAGAGAAAAAATAA
- the wecB gene encoding non-hydrolyzing UDP-N-acetylglucosamine 2-epimerase produces MTVFGTRPEAIKMAPIILKMQEQLDEFKPITVLTGQHKEMLDQVMDIFNIQPDYNMHVMKEKQTLSSITTAVISKLDYIINESNPDVILVHGDTTTTFAASVSAFYHKIPLGHVEAGLRTWDKYSPYPEEMNRQMTDTLSDIYFAPTKLSRSNLVKQNFDEKRIFITGNTAIDALKQTVDDDYHHDVLDDIDSNHRIILLTMHRRENQGEPMYRAFTAIRDEVLKHPDIEVVYPVHLSPVVQKMAHRVFDGISRVHLIDPLDVVDFHNMSARSYFIMTDSGGVQEEAPSLGKPVLVLRNDTERPEGVDAGTLKLVGTDYDNIRNNMDELLDNSSIYKKMSQAQNPYGDGQAASRILNALNIFINNESGVNQNEK; encoded by the coding sequence ATGACTGTTTTTGGTACTCGTCCTGAAGCTATTAAAATGGCGCCCATCATTTTAAAAATGCAGGAACAATTAGATGAATTTAAACCAATTACCGTCTTAACGGGTCAACATAAAGAAATGTTAGATCAAGTTATGGATATTTTTAATATTCAACCTGATTATAATATGCATGTAATGAAAGAAAAGCAGACTTTAAGCTCAATTACAACTGCTGTGATTAGTAAGTTAGACTATATCATTAATGAATCCAATCCTGATGTGATTCTTGTTCATGGTGATACAACAACAACTTTCGCAGCTTCAGTCAGTGCTTTTTATCATAAAATTCCGCTTGGTCATGTGGAAGCGGGTTTAAGAACTTGGGATAAATATTCACCATATCCAGAGGAAATGAACCGACAAATGACTGACACTCTATCTGATATTTATTTTGCCCCTACTAAATTAAGTCGAAGTAATTTAGTAAAACAAAATTTTGATGAAAAACGTATTTTTATTACTGGTAATACAGCAATTGATGCTTTAAAACAGACGGTGGATGATGATTATCACCACGATGTTTTAGATGATATTGATAGCAACCATCGTATTATTTTATTGACAATGCATCGTCGAGAAAACCAGGGTGAACCAATGTATAGAGCTTTTACTGCAATTAGAGATGAGGTTTTGAAACATCCCGATATTGAAGTTGTTTATCCAGTTCACTTAAGTCCAGTCGTTCAAAAAATGGCACATAGAGTTTTTGACGGAATTTCCAGAGTTCATTTGATTGATCCATTGGATGTTGTAGATTTCCATAATATGTCTGCAAGAAGTTATTTCATAATGACTGATTCTGGTGGTGTTCAAGAAGAAGCACCTTCTTTAGGGAAACCAGTCTTAGTGTTAAGAAATGATACTGAAAGACCAGAAGGAGTTGATGCTGGTACCTTAAAATTAGTAGGTACCGATTATGATAATATTAGGAATAATATGGATGAATTGTTGGACAATAGTTCAATTTATAAAAAAATGTCCCAAGCACAGAATCCTTATGGGGATGGACAAGCAGCTAGTCGAATTTTAAACGCACTGAACATTTTTATTAATAATGAATCAGGTGTTAATCAAAATGAAAAGTAA